The genome window ACTTAAAAATAAAATTTTAGATAATGGATATTTTTTATAAAAGGAAGTGAATAAAAGTGAGAGAACTCAAATACATCGGAGATAAAATTGCAAAGAATAAGTTTGTTGATTTTATTTACAAAGGTATTGAATATTCAAACAGAGGAAGAGGAGTAATAAACAAAGTCATGGGTCCTGTCCCAGAATTAATGATTTACATAATGTTCATCGTATCCATAATGGGTATTGCATTAGGAAAACCTGAGATTGCATTATGGGTATTAAATGTTTTCATACTGTTCATAGTAATCAGATATGTTTATACCATACTAGGATTTTGGAGAAAAGAACGTAAAATTCAAACCAATATGGATCCCATTGCGGCAACTAATTACGAAGCTGCTACAATCATCTTAAAATGGGAAAAAGAAAGACTTGATAAAGCAGAAAAAATAAAAAATAAACGGAGAAGTGATAACAATGGTATATGCAAAACCTAAAAATTAGATTTCACAACATGGCAGAAAATATTGATTGATTTTCCTGATGACTCAATAATATTAAGCAAATTATTTCAAAGAAACTCGTTTTGTTCTTGGGTTACTTTAAGAGGTTATGTTGAATTGTTACTGGAAAAAGGATTAATAACAATCACAGAACAAGGTAAAAAGAAAACTGTACATTGACAGAAACAGGTAAAGCTTTTCAGAAAACAATTACAATGGATGACGGAAGTTATCCCTGTGGAAAATGAAAATAAAGAACTTACCAGGTGAATTTCATGGTGAATTTATATTGTAGAAAAGAATGAGGAGATATTTAAAACGAGTGGCAACATATTATACTTGTCTGAGTTGTCCTTATTTTAATGATTGTGAAATTAAAACTCGTGCACAATACATGGGTTATATAAAAATAAAAAAGTTCGGATGATACGTGGGGATGGGGAAAGAATTAGATATTTATCATCCGGAAACGGTATATAAAATAGGCAAATGTAATTATTTCTTGATTGGTTTTGATTTAGTTCCACAACCATAATAATCAACCTCCTTATTAATCACATAAAATGAAAAACAATAGTTAAAAAAATAAAAATACCAATAAAATACACTACCTCCTGCAATCCATTTCCAAGAAGATAGACTACCTTGATAATAAGATATCGCCTCTTGAATCTTCTCAGTCCTGGATTCTAAATTGGTTAATGCAGGATCCATTTTTTACAATAGCATGAATCTTCATTAATCTCAGATTCTTTACTACACCTACAAAGTTTTACTGATTTCATTTTGGATTCTCTGTTAACCAGTAACTATCGCATCAACTGCTAATTTGTACTGCTATTGCAATACCGGTTATAGC of Gammaproteobacteria bacterium contains these proteins:
- a CDS encoding hypothetical protein (Evidence 5 : Unknown function); protein product: MRELKYIGDKIAKNKFVDFIYKGIEYSNRGRGVINKVMGPVPELMIYIMFIVSIMGIALGKPEIALWVLNVFILFIVIRYVYTILGFWRKERKIQTNMDPIAATNYEAATIILKWEKERLDKAEKIKNKRRSDNNGICKT
- a CDS encoding hypothetical protein (Evidence 5 : Unknown function); the encoded protein is MIDFPDDSIILSKLFQRNSFCSWVTLRGYVELLLEKGLITITEQGKKKTVH
- a CDS encoding hypothetical protein (Evidence 5 : Unknown function) translates to MRRYLKRVATYYTCLSCPYFNDCEIKTRAQYMGYIKIKKFG
- a CDS encoding hypothetical protein (Evidence 5 : Unknown function) yields the protein MDPALTNLESRTEKIQEAISYYQGSLSSWKWIAGGSVFYWYFYFFNYCFSFYVINKEVDYYGCGTKSKPIKK